A stretch of the Nicotiana tabacum cultivar K326 chromosome 6, ASM71507v2, whole genome shotgun sequence genome encodes the following:
- the LOC107822480 gene encoding LIM domain-containing protein WLIM1 isoform X1, translating to MATFGGTTQKCKACEKTVYLVDQLKADSKVYHKSCFRCHHCKGTLKLSNYNSYEGVLYCRPHFDQLFKMTGSLNKSFEVGAPRTARERSADQGQSNSKVSALFGGTQDKCVSCKKTVYPLEKVAVDGTSYHRACFKCSHGGCVISPSNYVAHDHKLYCRHHHTQLFKQRGNFSHMEDNEKIKGVIANGKA from the exons ATGGcaacatttggagggacaacacAGAAGTGTAAGGCCTGTGAGAAAACTGTCTACTTGGTTGATCAACTTAAGGCTGACAGCAAAGTCTATCACAAGTCTTGTTTCAGATGTCATCATTGCAAGGGTACTCTCAAG CTAAGTAACTACAACTCCTATGAAGGAGTTTTATACTGCAGACCTCATTTTGATCAACTATTCAAAATGACTGGAAGCCTGAACAAGAGTTTTGAAG TAGGGGCTCCAAGAACAGCCAGGGAAAGATCTGCTGATCAG GGACAATCAAACAGCAAAGTTTCAGCTTTGTTTGGTGGAACTCAAGATAAATGTGTATCCTGCAAGAAAACTGTTTACCCCCTCGAAAAG GTGGCTGTTGATGGCACGTCGTACCACAGGGCATGTTTCAAATGTAGCCATGGGGGCTGTGTGATTAGTCCATCAAATTATGTGGCTCATGATCATAAGCTGTATTGTAGGCACCATCACACGCAGCTCTTCAAGCAAAGAGGCAACTTCAGCCACATGGAAGACAACGAGAAGATTAAAGGGGTGATTGCAAATGGAAAAGCATAG
- the LOC107822480 gene encoding LIM domain-containing protein WLIM1 isoform X2: protein MATFGGTTQKCKACEKTVYLVDQLKADSKVYHKSCFRCHHCKGTLKLSNYNSYEGVLYCRPHFDQLFKMTGSLNKSFEGAPRTARERSADQGQSNSKVSALFGGTQDKCVSCKKTVYPLEKVAVDGTSYHRACFKCSHGGCVISPSNYVAHDHKLYCRHHHTQLFKQRGNFSHMEDNEKIKGVIANGKA from the exons ATGGcaacatttggagggacaacacAGAAGTGTAAGGCCTGTGAGAAAACTGTCTACTTGGTTGATCAACTTAAGGCTGACAGCAAAGTCTATCACAAGTCTTGTTTCAGATGTCATCATTGCAAGGGTACTCTCAAG CTAAGTAACTACAACTCCTATGAAGGAGTTTTATACTGCAGACCTCATTTTGATCAACTATTCAAAATGACTGGAAGCCTGAACAAGAGTTTTGAAG GGGCTCCAAGAACAGCCAGGGAAAGATCTGCTGATCAG GGACAATCAAACAGCAAAGTTTCAGCTTTGTTTGGTGGAACTCAAGATAAATGTGTATCCTGCAAGAAAACTGTTTACCCCCTCGAAAAG GTGGCTGTTGATGGCACGTCGTACCACAGGGCATGTTTCAAATGTAGCCATGGGGGCTGTGTGATTAGTCCATCAAATTATGTGGCTCATGATCATAAGCTGTATTGTAGGCACCATCACACGCAGCTCTTCAAGCAAAGAGGCAACTTCAGCCACATGGAAGACAACGAGAAGATTAAAGGGGTGATTGCAAATGGAAAAGCATAG
- the LOC107822479 gene encoding pentatricopeptide repeat-containing protein At2g20540-like, whose product MRLFSWLKAKHLTDIKPKCRICYCSTTTFPAVSQHKIPSQNIHITRKELSKLLHQRPPKSQLKQIHAQILTQALSSTAAFVNSLIHCYLHIMEFTSARLLFFHYPLPSPPILIWNLIIRTYCKLQNSSESFSLFRLLLNLDPLIRVHPDEYTFTFIVTSCAHQRSIVHGKIVHGLVVKNGLESNLYVGNSLINMYAVFKITDDAYKVFDKMTERDVFSWTSLVCGYANNGEMDQACEIFYKMPQRNDVSWAVIISGFAGNGRYMEVLVCLNEMFCAVEDKVRPNEAVLVCALSACANLGALEQGNWIHAYIMRNDILCSSNISTALIDMYAKCGRIDCARLIFNRIPRPDVHNFTSMISGLSYHGLGEDSLTVFNMMLDKKVNPNEVTIIGVLNACSHSGLVEEGSSIFYNMETLWGLKPQIEHYGCYVDLLGRAGYLEKALEVVKSMQIKPDIVIWRALLSACRIHRNIFLGNSIIDFIKQLNSAGPSGSEVLLSNLYASLGNWEKVSEVRKAMGQRKTQSDIGCSWIEVNGVVHEFRVADKLHPQILEVLDKLNELWIVLS is encoded by the coding sequence ATGCGCTTGTTTTCTTGGCTTAAAGCCAAACACTTGACTGATATTAAGCCCAAATGTCGAATCTGTTATTGTTCAACAACCACTTTTCCCGCCGTCTCCCAACATAAAATTCCCAGCCAGAATATTCACATAACTCGAAAAGAATTATCTAAATTGCTACACCAACGCCCACCAAAATCTCAACTAAAGCAAATACATGCCCAAATACTCACACAAGCCCTCTCATCAACTGCTGCTTTTGTTAATTCTCTCATTCACTGTTACCTACACATTATGGAATTCACCTCAGCAAGACTTTTGTTCTTTCACTATCCCCTGCCTTCACCCCCCATTCTAATATGGAATCTGATTATCAGAACCTATTGCAAACTCCAAAATTCTTCAGAAAGTTTCAGTCTTTTTCGCCTACTCTTGAATTTAGATCCCCTGATTCGGGTTCATCCAGACGAGTATACTTTcactttcattgttacatcatgtGCCCACCAAAGATCAATTGTACACGGAAAAATTGTTCATGGGTTAGTGGTGAAAAATGGGCTGGAATCAAACTTATATGTGGGGAATTCATTGATTAATATGTATGCGGTTTTCAAGATTACAGATGATGCTTacaaagtttttgataaaatgaCTGAAAGAGATGTGTTCTCTTGGACTAGTTTGGTGTGTGGGTATGCAAATAATGGTGAGATGGATCAAGCTTGTGAAATCTTTTATAAAATGCCACAGCGGAATGATGTTTCTTGGGCTGTTATCATATCGGGTTTTGCTGGAAACGGGAGGTACATGGAGGTACTTGTCTGTTTAAATGAGATGTTTTGTGCCGTTGAAGATAAGGTAAGGCCTAATGAGGCTGTACTTGTTTGTGCTCTATCTGCCTGTGCTAATCTTGGGGCCTTAGAACAGGGAAATTGGATTCATGCTTATATTATGAGAAATGATATTCTTTGTAGTTCAAATATTTCTACTGCTCTTATTGACATGTATGCGAAATGTGGGAGAATAGACTGTGCTAGATTGATTTTCAATAGAATTCCAAGACCTGATGTACACAATTTCACAAGTATGATCTCAGGGTTATCATATCACGGGCTTGGTGAGGATTCCTTAACCGTGTTTAACATGATGTTAGATAAAAAAGTTAATCCAAATGAAGTAACTATTATAGGGGTGCTTAACGCCTGTAGCCATTCAGGTCTGGTAGAAGAGGGTTCTTCAATTTTCTATAACATGGAGACCTTATGGGGACTTAAGCCTCAGATTGAACACTATGGCTGTTATGTTGATTTACTTGGCCGTGCTGGATACTTGGAAAAGGCACTTGAAGTTGTCAAGAGCATGCAGATAAAACCTGATATAGTCATATGGAGGGCTTTGCTCAGTGCCTGTAGAATTCATCGCAATATTTTCCTTGGTAACAGCATTATAGATTTTATAAAGCAGCTTAACTCTGCTGGACCTAGTGGAAGTGAGGTACTGCTCTCTAATCTGTATGCATCTCTAGGCAACTGGGAGAAAGTTTCTGAAGTGAGGAAAGCAATGGGTCAGAGAAAGACCCAATCAGACATCGGATGTAGTTGGATCGAGGTGAATGGTGTTGTTCACGAGTTTCGTGTTGCTGATAAGTTACACCCACAGATTTTGGAAGTTCTGGACAAATTAAACGAACTATGGATAGTGCTCTCCTAG